TTTTGCTTTTACTTGTTTGGGATTTCCATTTTCCAGATTGAACCAGGCTTTAAGTACAATTTTATCGGTGTTTTTTTGAAAAAAACTATTACGGTATTCAAACCCAATGTCCTCTTTGGATATCTCTTTTATTTGCATGTCGTACAAATCGAGGTAACGTACATTTATTAAAATGTCCTTTATTTCGCCCTCTTTGGTACCAGCATTCATCACAACAGCACCTCCAACAGAACTTGGTATATCGTAATAAATTTCCATCCCAGACAAAGAAAAATTTAAAGCAACTTCGCTAAGTTGCTTTAACGTGGCTCCAGCTTCAGCTATAATTGAAGTTCCTTCTATTTTAATTCTATCAAAACAACCATTTAGAATTATGAATTCCTCCTCGTAATACTCTTTACTTAAGATAATATTATTACCGTTTCCAAGTATTACTTTTTCTGAAACAGAATTCAAATTATATAGATCTTTGAAATCTTCTTCATTTTCTGGAAACCATGCTTTGGAACAGACTGCATCAATATTGTATGCATTATAATTTTTAAGATTGAATTCTTTTATAAACTTCATCAAACTAAACTTTTTTATTAAAATAATCCATGATAGAGTCTGCTTTAAAATGTCCGATATGAAAGAAAACCATTATGTAAAAAACTGAACATCATGTAGTATTTTTGTTAATTTTTTATGAAAAAGATAAATTCAAGTGGACTCAATATTTAATTTTTTACATTAGGTTTGACCAGTTTGAGAACTCTTAGAACTAAAAATAGATAATAAAAAGATAATAATAAACTGTAGATACCAATTGTATATATAGGAGTTAATTCTAAATAACCACAGATTACAAAAACAAGAATAACCAAAACAACTCTAAATATATTTAGACTTAACTGGATATCCATTCGTTCATATACATTGAAAATATTTGCTACTGGAGCAGATAGAAAAGCAAATAAAACATATATTGAAAGTATTCTTGCATACAATCCTGCATCGGACCATTCAGCACCAAAGACTATTGAAAAAATCCATGGTCCTAGTAAAGCTATTAAAGCAATTGGAATTATACCGACTTTTAATAGCCTTATTATTAGTGTCACAGTCAGATTGTATATTTTTCTTGGATTCTCTTTTCCAAACTTTGATATCTCTCCAAAATACACTTGTGATACCGATTGACCTACCAAATCCATTGGCAAACGAATCATCGTATTTGCAAGTCCAAAAATCCCAACTATTTCTGCACCATGATAAAATCCAAGTAATAAGACAGGCAATTGAGCACCTGCCGAAAGCAATAACTGTGACCATGATTGAACTAATGGGAAACGTTTATATCGAATTGCAGCACTCTTAATTGCCGGAAGAGATAACTCTTTAAAGAACTCTGGTCTTGTTTTAATCAGTTTAGAAAAGATATTGGCTACTCCAGCAGTCTCACTAACGATATGACCAATCAATAATCCTAACGGTTTAATATTCAAAAGTCCTAAACCGATCTTTACAATTGATGAAGAAACACTCTGCGTTAGTTTTGTTCGCGTTATTAATTTAAAATCTCTATATCTGACAGCCCAGTTAGTTAGAGCTTCATAAATACCTTTTCCGAAAAAAACAATTGGCATTAACCATAAAAAAGATTTTAAGCCTTCTGAATCAAAATGAATCGAAATATATTCACCGAAAAGTAATATGAATAATAACCATAAAAGACTTAAAGTTATGGTAATAATAAAGCATAATTTTAAAAGATTATCGGCTAATTTTTCATCTCTTGCAACAGGTATGGTTACTGAATATCTTAAAGTTACTAATGCACCAGTTATGCCAATTATTGACATAAATACACTATAAATTCCATAATCAGCAGGTGAATAAATACGAGTTATTACTGGGGTTAATAAAATTGTTATCAACCTTGCAGTTATATTACCACTTGCAACAATTGCTATGTTTCTATAGAATGTATTTGCTTTAAGTTTTTCCCAGAATTCTATTAAATACTTCGTTAACATTGCAAATACATCTCCTTTTTATAGATAATTTAGTTTATTCAATTTCAATTTAATATCTTCGTATCCTCTTTCAACTTGCCAAGCATCTTCAATAATAGTTTCTCCTTCAGAAACTAATGCAGCAAGAATTAATGCCATACCTGCTCTTAAATCAAGAGCCTTAACAGTGGATCCCTTTAGAGTATTTCCACCATGTATTTTTAACAAGTCTCCATCAATAGTATACTTCATTCCCATTTTAGATAACTCCTCAACATATCCATATC
This genomic window from Dysgonomonadaceae bacterium zrk40 contains:
- the murB gene encoding UDP-N-acetylmuramate dehydrogenase, with translation MKFIKEFNLKNYNAYNIDAVCSKAWFPENEEDFKDLYNLNSVSEKVILGNGNNIILSKEYYEEEFIILNGCFDRIKIEGTSIIAEAGATLKQLSEVALNFSLSGMEIYYDIPSSVGGAVVMNAGTKEGEIKDILINVRYLDLYDMQIKEISKEDIGFEYRNSFFQKNTDKIVLKAWFNLENGNPKQVKAKMEETKQVRWGKQPREYPNCGSVFKRPPGRFVGPMLDELGLKGYSIGGAMISEKHSGFIVNTGNATGKDILAIIAEAQKRVKERFGVDLEVEQRII
- a CDS encoding oligosaccharide flippase family protein, with the protein product MLTKYLIEFWEKLKANTFYRNIAIVASGNITARLITILLTPVITRIYSPADYGIYSVFMSIIGITGALVTLRYSVTIPVARDEKLADNLLKLCFIITITLSLLWLLFILLFGEYISIHFDSEGLKSFLWLMPIVFFGKGIYEALTNWAVRYRDFKLITRTKLTQSVSSSIVKIGLGLLNIKPLGLLIGHIVSETAGVANIFSKLIKTRPEFFKELSLPAIKSAAIRYKRFPLVQSWSQLLLSAGAQLPVLLLGFYHGAEIVGIFGLANTMIRLPMDLVGQSVSQVYFGEISKFGKENPRKIYNLTVTLIIRLLKVGIIPIALIALLGPWIFSIVFGAEWSDAGLYARILSIYVLFAFLSAPVANIFNVYERMDIQLSLNIFRVVLVILVFVICGYLELTPIYTIGIYSLLLSFYYLFLVLRVLKLVKPNVKN